The following are encoded together in the Cicer arietinum cultivar CDC Frontier isolate Library 1 chromosome 2, Cicar.CDCFrontier_v2.0, whole genome shotgun sequence genome:
- the LOC101509038 gene encoding putative disease resistance protein RGA4, with protein sequence MADPILGVVFENLTSLLRNEFSTLSGIKSKAQKLSTTLDLIKAVLQDADHRQLTDRSIMLWLQQLKDAVYVLDDILDQFSTQSRRLRGSSSFKPKNIMFRHEIGNKFKEITRRFDQIAECKNKFLLREDVTVRESSIEVAEWRQTSSIIAEPKVYGRENDKDKIVEFLLTQARDSDFLSVYPIVGLGGVGKTTLSQLVYNDDRVSSNFNTKIWICVSEVFSVKRILCSVIESITREKCDFLNLDVIQRKVQELFQGKRYLLVLDDVWNQNQQLEFGLSQEKWNKLKSVLLCGSKGSSILVSTRDEVVAEIMGTCQAHLLSGLSENECWLLFKQYAFRHDREERAELVAIGKDIVKKCGGLPLAAQALGGLMSSRSGEKEWLEIKESKLWALPHENSILPALRLSYFHLTPTLKQCFAFCAIFPKGMKIMKEELIHLWMANGFIASRENLEVEDVGSMIWNELCQKSFFQDIQINDYLENISFKMHDLVHDLAQSVMAQECMILENANMTNLSEGTHHISFHSTSLLSFNKGAFKKIESLRTLFQFNYYKKIKPKYFPYNHSLRVLCTTSLPISSLGSLIHLRYLELRGLDIKIFPDSIYSLQNLEILKIINFVKLSCLPKRLACLQNLRHLVIEGCYSLSRMFPYIGKLSSLRTLSVYFVSLEGGHTLAELCDLNLGGKLNIKGLQNVGSLSEAQEANLMCKKDLRELCLSWKSNCGFSETPTISAQQVLEGLQPHTNLKWLKIHCYQGLYFPTWINFLSSLVALELRDCKNCVRLSPLGKLPSLKQLELCQMHNVKYMDDDDESHNGMEVRVFPSLEVLSLKELPNLEGLLKVEREEMFHCLSSLTIFNCPKLGLPCLPSVKDLSVYGCNNELLKSISTFYGLTNLDLYGGNQITSFPERMLRNLTCLQTLKVFDFPKLKELPIELEPSPEQICEGLQSLRTMKIIYCEGLRYLPEGMQYLTSLEVLEIRECPTLEERCKEGTGEDWDKIAHIPKLNIGWRE encoded by the coding sequence ATGGCCGATCCCATACTTGGAGTTGTATTTGAGAATTTGACGTCTCTTCTTCGTAATGAATTTTCCACCCTTTCTGGAATCAAATCAAAGGCTCAAAAGCTATCAACCACCTTAGATTTGATCAAGGCCGTTCTTCAAGATGCTGACCACAGACAACTCACCGACCGCTCTATTATGTTGTGGCTGCAACAACTCAAAGATGCAGTCTACGTGCTCGATGATATTCTTGATCAATTTTCCACTCAATCTCGTCGACTTAGGGGCTCATCCTCTTTCAAACCAAAGAACATCATGTTTCGTCATGAGATTGGAAACAAGTTCAAAGAAATTACACGTAGATTTGATCAGATTGCTGAATGTAAGAACAAGTTTCTTCTACGAGAGGACGTTACTGTTAGGGAAAGCTCAATTGAAGTGGCTGAATGGCGCCAAACCAGCTCCATTATTGCTGAACCCAAAGTATATGGACGAGAAAATGATAAAGACAAGATTGTTGAGTTTCTTCTCACCCAAGCAAGGGACTCTGACTTTCTTTCTGTCTATCCTATAGTTGGCTTAGGTGGTGTTGGAAAAACAACTCTTTCTCAATTGGTCTACAATGATGATAGGGTGAGTAGcaattttaatacaaaaatttggatttgTGTTTCTGAGGTTTTTTCGGTCAAGAGGATTCTGTGTTCTGTTATAGAATCTATCACAAGAGAGAAGTGTGATTTTCTGAATTTAGATGTAATACAAAGAAAGGTGCAAGAGTTGTTTCAAGGTAAAAGATATTTGCTGGTTTTGGACGATGTGTGGAACCAAAATCAACAACTGGAATTTGGATTAAGCCAAGAGAAATGGAATAAGTTGAAATCTGTATTGTTGTGCGGATCCAAAGGTAGTTCCATTTTAGTTTCCACCCGTGATGAAGTTGTGGCGGAAATCATGGGAACATGCCAAGCTCACCTTTTGTCAGGTCTCTCTGAAAATGAATGTTGGTTGTTGTTCAAACAATATGCATTTCGACATGATAGAGAAGAGCGTGCAGAGCTTGTGGCAATAGGCAAGGACATAGTTAAGAAGTGTGGTGGATTGCCTCTTGCTGCACAGGCTTTGGGAGGTCTAATGAGCTCAAGGAGCGGGGAAAAGGAATGGCTTGAAATTAAAGAGAGTAAGCTTTGGGCTTTACCACACGAGAATTCTATTTTGCCTGCATTAAGGTTGAGCTACTTTCATCTAACCCCGACCTTAAAGCAGTGTTTTGCTTTTTGTGCCATATTTCCCAAAGGTATGAAAATCATGAAGGAAGAATTGATTCATCTTTGGATGGCTAATGGGTTTATTGCATCTAGGGAAAATTTGGAGGTTGAAGATGTTGGTAGTATGATTTGGAATGAATTATGCCAAAAATCATTCTTTCAAGACATCCAAATAAATGATTATTTAGAAAACATTTCTTTCAAAATGCATGATCTTGTCCATGATCTTGCTCAATCAGTCATGGCGCAAGAATGTATGATTTTGGAGAATGCAAACATGACTAATTTGTCAGAAGGCACACATCATATTAGTTTTCATTCTACTAGTCTGTTATCATTTAATAAGGGTGCCTTCAAAAAAATAGAATCCTTACGGACATTGTTTCAGTTcaattattataagaaaataaaacctAAGTACTTCCCATATAACCATTCTCTTCGGGTTTTATGCACCACCTCTCTCCCGATATCATCACTCGGAAGTTTAATTCATTTGAGGTATTTGGAGCTTCGTGGTCTTGACATAAAAATCTTCCCTGACTCAATTTACAGTTTACAAAATTTGGAAAtcttgaaaataataaattttgtaaaactGAGTTGTCTACCGAAGCGCCTGGCTTGCTTACAAAATCTTAGACATCTAGTCATTGAAGGTTGTTATTCATTGTCTCGCATGTTTCCGTACATAGGAAAATTATCTTCTTTAAGAACATTAAGTGTATACTTTGTTAGTTTAGAGGGAGGACATACATTGGCAGAGTTATGTGATCTTAACCTGGGAGGAAAACTGAATATCAAAGGATTACAAAATGTTGGTAGTTTATCTGAAGCTCAAGAGGCCAATTTGATGTGTAAAAAAGACCTCCGTGAATTATGCTTGTCATGGAAAAGCAATTGTGGATTTAGTGAGACCCCTACTATTAGTGCTCAACAAGTACTTGAAGGGCTTCAACCTCACACAAACCTCAAGTGGTTGAAAATACATTGCTATCAAGGATTATACTTCCCTACTTGGATCAATTTTCTTAGTAGTTTAGTTGCTCTTGAGCTTAGGGATTGCAAGAACTGTGTGCGGCTTTCACCCCTTGGTAAACTACCATCTCTAAAACAACTCGAATTATGCCAAATGCATAATGTGAAATACatggatgatgatgatgaatctCACAATGGTATGGAGGTGAGGGTTTTCCCATCTCTGGAGGTACTCTCGTTAAAAGAGTTACCAAACTTAGAAGGGTTGTTGAAAGTGGAAAGAGAAGAGATGTTTCATTGTCTTTCTAGTTTGACAATCTTCAATTGCCCTAAACTTGGATTGCCATGTCTTCCATCTGTAAAAGACCTCTCAGTATATGGATGTAACAATGAGTTACTGAAGTCAATTTCTACCTTCTATGGTCTTACCAACCTTGACTTGTATGGAGGTAACCAAATAACATCCTTCCCAGAGAGGATGTTGAGAAACCTTACTTGTCTTCAAACTTTGAAAGTATTTGATTTCCCAAAACTGAAGGAGTTACCAATTGAGCTTGAGCCTTCACCAGAGCAAATTTGTGAAGGTCTACAATCCCTTCGAACCATGAAGATTATTTACTGTGAAGGATTGAGATACTTGCCGGAAGGTATGCAGTACCTCACTTCACTTGAGGTGCTAGAAATTCGCGAGTGCCCAACATTAGAGGAGCGGTGCAAGGAGGGAACAGGGGAGGACTGGGACAAGATAGCGCATattccaaaattaaatattgGTTGGAGGGAATAA
- the LOC101509470 gene encoding potassium transporter 1 yields the protein MYVFSAMNPSEQFVEHGMSQQNLKRTSCVNVLTLAYQSLGVVYGDLSTSPLYVYKTSFSGKLSLKEDDEEIFGVLSFIFWTFTIIALFKYVFIVMSADDNGEGGTFALYSLLCRHARLSILPNQQPTDENLSAYSTENSADTWQSSLLKLFFEKHPRFQKGLLIFVLLGTCMTIGDGVITPAISVFSAVSGVQVKINQLHDNYVVIVSCIILVGLFSIQHHGTHRVAFMFAPVVAAWLLCISGIGIYNIFRWNRQVYRALSPLYMLRFLKTTGIEGWLPLGGVVLSITGVETMYADMGHFSALSIKIAFTCLVYPCLILAYMGEAAFLSKHHYDIQRSFYKAIPEAVFWPVFIVATFAAVVGSQAVISATFSIISQCCALNCFPRVKIVHTSRKIYGQIYIPEINWILMCLCLAVTIGLRDTNMMGHAYGLAITTVMFVTTCLMTLVIIIVWKQGVIKALTCLLLFGSIELLYISASVCKVHEGGWIPILLSFFIMAIMYTWNYGEMKKHQFDVENKVSMNMMLALGPCLGMVRVPGIGLIFSNLVSGIPAIFGHFVTNLPAFHQVLVFICAKSVQVPYVSENERLVVSRIGPKEYHMFRCIVRYGYKDMQQENYNFENKLVSAIIQFIEIEESIQEQTQELTIDDENINVEDLDASQHTLMNRSCCEKKFLPFSCDGQNLHQESYKVESLQILKAKESGVTYIVGHSYAEAKKSSSILKKFGIDFVYAFLSKNCRDPDIVLEVAHSSLLEVGMVYHV from the exons ATGTATGTTTTTTCAGCCATGAATCCTTCTGAGCAATTTGTGGAACATGGAATGTCTCAACAG AATTTAAAGAGGACATCTTGTGTAAATGTGCTTACTTTGGCTTACCAAAGTCTTGGAGTAGTCTATGGTGACCTTAGCACTTCTCCTCTTTATGTATACAAGACCTCATTCTCAGGGAAATTGAGCCTCAAAGAAGATGATGAGGAAATTTTTGGAGTGCTTTCATTTATTTTCTGGACATTTACCATTATTGCTCTCTTCAAATATGTTTTCATTGTGATGTCTGCTGATGACAATGGGGAAG GAGGAACCTTTGCATTATACTCACTTCTCTGCCGACACGCGAGACTAAGCATTTTGCCTAATCAACAACCTACAGATGAGAATTTATCAGCTTATTCAACAGAAAATTCTGCAGATACATGGCAATCTTCTCTTTTGAAGCTGTTCTTTGAAAAGCACCCTAGGTTCCAGAAAGGACTTCTGATCTTTGTTCTGTTGGGAACATGCATGACAATTGGTGATGGTGTGATTACTCCTGCAATATCAG TATTTTCAGCAGTTTCAGGAGTTCAAGTTAAAATCAACCAACTCCATGACA ATTACGTTGTTATAGTCTCATGTATCATTTTAGTTGGCCTTTTCTCCATTCAACATCATGGAACACATAGAGTTGCCTTCATGTTTGCCCCAGTTGTTGCAGCATGGCTTTTGTGTATCAGTGGTATTGGTATATACAACATATTCCGATGGAACAGACAAGTATATCGCGCACTTTCTCCACTCTATATGTTGAGGTTTCTCAAAACCACTGGCATTGAAGGATGGTTGCCATTAGGTGGAGTGGTACTTTCAATCACAG GTGTGGAGACAATGTATGCTGACATGGGTCATTTTTCTGCACTCTCAATAAAG ATAGCTTTCACATGTTTAGTATATCCCTGCCTAATTTTGGCATACATGGGTGAGGCTGCATTTCTCTCCAAGCATCATTATGACATTCAGAGAAGTTTCTACAAAGCCATACCAG AAGCTGTATTTTGGCCAGTTTTTATAGTGGCCACTTTTGCTGCTGTTGTAGGAAGTCAAGCAGTGATTTCTGCAACTTTTTCTATCATAAGCCAGTGCTGCGCATTAAATTGTTTTCCTCGCGTCAAGATTGTTCATACTTCTAGAAAAATATATGGACAGATTTATATTCCAGAAATCAATTGGATATTAATGTGCCTTTGTTTAGCTGTCACAATTGGCCTAAGGGATACAAACATGATGGGTCATGCATATG GTCTGGCTATAACAACTGTTATGTTTGTGACAACATGCTTGATGACACTAGTAATCATCATTGTTTGGAAACAAGGGGTAATAAAAGCACTTACATGTTTACTATTGTTTGGATCTATTGAACTACTTTACATCTCAGCTTCTGTCTGCAAAGTCCATGAAGGAGGGTGGATCCCAATTTTGCTATCTTTCTTTATTATGGCCATAATGTACACATGGAACTATGGAGAAATGAAGAAACACCAATTTGATGTGGAAAACAAGGTCTCAATGAATATGATGTTAGCCTTAGGACCTTGTTTAGGCATGGTCCGCGTCCCTGGAATCGGACTAATTTTCAGTAATCTTGTCTCCGGTATCCCTGctatttttggtcattttgttaCAAATTTACCGGCATTCCATCAGGTGTTGGTTTTTATATGTGCTAAATCAGTTCAAGTCCCTTATGTCAGTGAAAATGAAAGATTGGTCGTTAGTAGGATCGGTCCGAAGGAGTACCACATGTTTCGCTGCATCGTCAGATATGGTTACAAAGATATGCAACAAGAGAACTACAATTTTGAGAATAAATTGGTATCTGCAATAATACAGTTTATAGAAATAGAAGAAAGTATTCAAGAACAAACACAAGAATTAACTATTGATGATGAAAACATAAATGTGGAAGACCTTGATGCTTCACAACATACTTTGATGAATAGGTCATGTtgtgaaaaaaaattcttaccATTTTCATGTGATGGACAAAATCTTCATCAAGAGTCCTATAAAGTTGAGTCTTTGCAGATTTTAAAAGCCAAGGAGTCAGGTGTTACTTATATAGTTGGACATTCCTATGCAGAAGCAAAAAAATCATCTTCCATTCTAAAGAAATTTGGAATAGATTTTGTTTATGCTTTTCTAAGCAAAAATTGTAGAGATCCTGATATTGTGTTGGAAGTAGCTCATAGTTCTTTGTTAGAAGTTGGTATGGTTTATCATGTCTAA